In a single window of the Pseudomonas sp. B21-015 genome:
- the nfuA gene encoding Fe-S biogenesis protein NfuA encodes MTAITITDAAHDYLADLLSKQNTPGIGIRVFITQPGTQYAETCIAYCKPGEEKPEDTALGLKSFTAYIDSFSEAFLDDAVVDYATDRMGGQLTIKAPNAKVPMVNADSPVNERINYYLQTEINPGLASHGGQVSLIDVVEDGIAVLKFGGGCQGCGQADVTLREGIERTLLERIPELKGVRDVTDHTQKENAYY; translated from the coding sequence ATGACCGCTATTACCATTACCGACGCCGCCCATGATTACCTGGCCGATCTGCTCTCCAAGCAGAACACCCCGGGTATCGGCATCCGCGTTTTTATCACCCAGCCTGGCACCCAGTACGCCGAAACCTGCATTGCCTATTGCAAGCCGGGCGAAGAAAAACCTGAAGACACGGCGCTGGGGCTCAAAAGCTTCACCGCTTACATCGACTCGTTCAGCGAAGCGTTTCTGGACGATGCGGTAGTCGACTACGCCACCGACCGCATGGGCGGCCAGCTGACCATCAAGGCGCCAAACGCCAAAGTACCGATGGTCAACGCCGACAGCCCGGTCAACGAGCGCATCAACTACTACCTGCAAACCGAGATCAACCCGGGGCTGGCCAGCCACGGCGGTCAGGTCAGCCTGATCGATGTGGTCGAAGACGGCATTGCCGTGCTGAAGTTCGGCGGCGGTTGCCAGGGCTGCGGCCAGGCAGACGTCACCCTGCGTGAAGGCATCGAGCGCACCTTGCTCGAACGCATTCCCGAGCTCAAGGGTGTTCGTGACGTGACTGACCACACGCAGAAAGAAAACGCCTATTACTAA
- the metH gene encoding methionine synthase, producing the protein MSDRSVRLQALKHALKERILILDGGMGTMIQSYKLEEQDYRGKRFADWPSDVKGNNDLLVLTRPDVIGAIEKAYLDAGADILETNTFNATQVSQADYGMQGLAYELNVEGARLARKVADAKTLETPDRPRFVAGVLGPTSRTCSLSPDVNNPGYRNVTFDELVENYTEATKGLIEGGADLILIETIFDTLNAKAAIFAVQGVYEELGVELPIMISGTITDASGRTLSGQTTEAFWNSVAHAKPISVGLNCALGASELRPYLEELSNKASTHVSAHPNAGLPNEFGEYDELPSETAKVIEEFAQSGFLNIVGGCCGTTPGHIEAIANAVAGYAPREIPDIPKACRLSGLEPFTIDRSSLFVNVGERTNITGSAKFARLIREDNYTEALEVALQQVEAGAQVIDINMDEGMLDSKKAMVTFLNLIAGEPDISRVPIMIDSSKWEVIEAGLKCIQGKGIVNSISMKEGVEQFIHHAKLCKRYGAAVVVMAFDEAGQADTEARKKEICKRSYDILVNDVGFPPEDIIFDPNIFAVATGIEEHNNYAVDFINACAYIRDELPYALTSGGVSNVSFSFRGNNPVREAIHSVFLLYAIRNGLTMGIVNAGQLEIYDQIPVELRDAVEDVILNRTPDGTDALLAIADKYKGDGSVKEAETEEWRNWDVNKRLEHALVKGITTHIVEDTEESRLSFSRPIEVIEGPLMAGMNIVGDLFGAGKMFLPQVVKSARVMKQAVAHLIPFIELEKGDKPEAKGKILMATVKGDVHDIGKNIVGVVLGCNGYDIVDLGVMVPAEKILQVAKEQKCDIIGLSGLITPSLDEMVHVAREMQRQDFYLPLMIGGATTSKAHTAVKIEPKYSNDAVIYVTDASRAVGVATQLLSKELKAGFVEKTRLEYIDVRERTANRSARTERLSYPVAIAKKPQFDWGSYEPVKPTFTGAKVLDNIDLKVLAEYIDWTPFFISWDLAGKFPRILQDEVVGEAATALYADAQEMLAKLIDEKLISARAVFGFWPANQVRDDDIEVYGDDGKPLAKLHHLRQQIIKTDGKPNFSLADFVAPKDSGVTDYVGGFITTAGIGAEEVAKAYQDAGDDYNSIMVKALADRLAEACAEWLHQQVRKDYWGYAKDETLDNEALIKEQYTGIRPAPGYPACPDHTEKATLFKLLDPEAEELKAGRSGVFLTEHYAMFPAAAVSGWYFAHPQAQYFAVGKIDKDQVQSYTSRKGQELSVTERWLAPNLGYDN; encoded by the coding sequence ATGTCCGATCGCAGCGTTCGCCTTCAAGCTCTCAAGCACGCCCTCAAAGAGCGCATCCTGATTCTCGATGGCGGCATGGGGACGATGATCCAGAGCTACAAGCTCGAGGAGCAGGATTACCGTGGCAAACGCTTCGCCGACTGGCCGAGCGATGTCAAAGGCAACAACGACCTGCTGGTGCTGACGCGTCCGGACGTGATCGGTGCCATTGAAAAAGCCTACCTGGATGCCGGCGCCGACATTCTGGAAACCAACACCTTCAACGCCACCCAGGTGTCCCAGGCCGACTACGGCATGCAGGGCCTGGCGTACGAACTCAACGTAGAAGGCGCACGCCTGGCGCGCAAGGTGGCGGACGCCAAGACTCTGGAAACCCCGGACCGACCACGCTTCGTCGCCGGCGTGCTCGGTCCTACAAGTCGCACCTGCTCGCTGTCGCCTGACGTGAACAACCCCGGCTACCGCAACGTGACCTTCGATGAACTGGTGGAAAACTACACCGAGGCCACCAAAGGCCTGATCGAAGGCGGTGCCGACCTGATCCTGATCGAAACCATTTTCGACACCCTCAACGCCAAAGCGGCGATCTTCGCCGTACAAGGGGTTTACGAAGAGCTGGGCGTCGAATTGCCGATCATGATTTCCGGCACCATCACCGACGCCTCGGGTCGCACCCTCTCCGGCCAGACCACTGAAGCGTTCTGGAACTCCGTAGCCCACGCCAAACCGATCTCGGTCGGCCTGAACTGCGCCCTTGGCGCCAGCGAACTGCGTCCGTACCTGGAAGAGCTGTCGAACAAGGCCAGCACCCACGTGTCGGCGCACCCGAACGCCGGCCTGCCGAACGAATTCGGCGAGTACGACGAACTGCCATCGGAAACCGCCAAGGTCATCGAAGAATTCGCCCAAAGCGGCTTCCTGAACATCGTCGGCGGCTGCTGCGGTACCACGCCGGGCCACATCGAAGCCATTGCCAACGCCGTGGCCGGTTACGCGCCGCGCGAGATTCCCGACATTCCCAAGGCCTGCCGCCTGTCGGGCCTGGAACCGTTCACCATCGATCGCAGCTCGCTGTTCGTCAACGTCGGCGAGCGGACCAACATCACCGGTTCCGCCAAATTCGCCCGGCTGATCCGTGAAGACAACTACACCGAAGCCCTGGAAGTCGCCCTGCAACAGGTCGAAGCCGGCGCCCAGGTGATTGATATCAACATGGACGAAGGGATGCTCGATTCGAAGAAGGCCATGGTGACCTTCCTCAATCTGATTGCCGGCGAACCGGACATCTCCCGCGTGCCGATCATGATCGACTCCTCCAAGTGGGAAGTGATCGAAGCCGGCCTGAAATGCATTCAGGGCAAGGGCATCGTCAACTCGATCAGCATGAAGGAAGGCGTCGAGCAGTTCATTCATCACGCCAAACTGTGCAAACGCTACGGCGCCGCCGTGGTGGTGATGGCCTTCGACGAAGCCGGCCAGGCCGACACCGAAGCGCGCAAGAAAGAAATCTGCAAGCGCTCCTACGACATTCTGGTCAACGACGTCGGCTTCCCGCCGGAAGACATCATCTTCGACCCGAACATCTTCGCCGTGGCCACCGGCATCGAAGAACACAACAACTATGCTGTGGACTTCATCAACGCCTGCGCCTACATCCGCGACGAACTGCCGTACGCCCTGACCTCCGGCGGCGTGTCCAACGTGTCGTTCTCGTTCCGTGGCAACAACCCGGTGCGCGAAGCGATTCACTCGGTGTTCCTGCTGTATGCGATCCGCAACGGCCTGACCATGGGCATCGTCAACGCCGGCCAACTGGAGATCTACGACCAGATCCCGGTGGAACTGCGCGACGCCGTCGAAGACGTGATCCTCAACCGCACCCCGGACGGCACCGACGCCCTCCTCGCCATCGCCGACAAGTACAAGGGCGACGGCAGCGTCAAGGAAGCCGAGACCGAAGAGTGGCGCAACTGGGACGTCAACAAACGTCTGGAACATGCGCTGGTCAAGGGCATCACCACCCACATCGTGGAAGACACCGAAGAATCGCGCCTGTCGTTCTCGCGGCCGATCGAAGTCATCGAAGGCCCGTTGATGGCCGGGATGAACATCGTCGGCGACCTGTTCGGCGCCGGCAAAATGTTCCTGCCGCAAGTGGTGAAGTCCGCCCGCGTGATGAAGCAGGCCGTGGCCCACTTGATTCCGTTCATCGAACTGGAAAAAGGCGACAAGCCGGAAGCCAAGGGCAAAATCCTCATGGCCACGGTCAAGGGTGACGTGCACGACATCGGCAAGAACATCGTCGGCGTGGTGCTGGGCTGTAACGGCTATGACATCGTCGATCTCGGCGTGATGGTGCCGGCGGAGAAAATCCTGCAAGTCGCCAAAGAACAGAAATGCGACATCATCGGCTTGTCCGGTTTGATCACGCCTTCGCTGGACGAGATGGTTCACGTGGCCCGCGAAATGCAGCGTCAGGACTTCTATCTGCCGCTGATGATCGGTGGCGCGACCACCTCCAAGGCGCACACGGCGGTGAAGATCGAGCCCAAGTACAGCAACGACGCGGTGATCTACGTCACCGACGCCTCCCGCGCCGTGGGCGTGGCGACCCAGTTGCTGTCCAAGGAACTGAAGGCCGGTTTTGTCGAGAAGACCCGCCTGGAATACATTGACGTCCGTGAGCGTACCGCCAACCGCAGCGCCCGTACCGAACGCTTGAGCTACCCGGTGGCCATCGCCAAGAAGCCGCAGTTCGACTGGGGCAGCTACGAGCCGGTCAAACCGACGTTCACTGGCGCCAAGGTGCTGGACAACATTGATCTGAAAGTGCTGGCCGAATACATCGACTGGACGCCGTTCTTCATTTCCTGGGATCTGGCCGGCAAATTCCCGCGCATCCTGCAGGATGAAGTGGTCGGTGAAGCCGCCACCGCGCTCTACGCCGACGCCCAGGAAATGCTCGCCAAGCTGATCGACGAAAAACTCATCAGTGCCCGTGCGGTGTTCGGTTTCTGGCCGGCCAATCAGGTGCGCGACGATGACATCGAAGTCTACGGCGATGACGGCAAGCCATTGGCCAAACTGCATCACTTGCGCCAGCAGATCATCAAGACCGACGGCAAACCGAACTTCTCCCTGGCCGACTTCGTCGCGCCGAAGGACAGCGGCGTGACCGACTACGTGGGTGGCTTCATCACCACCGCCGGGATCGGTGCCGAAGAAGTGGCCAAGGCCTATCAGGACGCGGGCGACGACTACAACTCGATCATGGTCAAGGCCCTGGCCGACCGTCTGGCCGAGGCGTGTGCGGAGTGGCTGCACCAACAGGTGCGTAAAGACTACTGGGGCTATGCCAAGGATGAGACGCTCGACAACGAGGCGCTGATCAAAGAGCAATACACCGGCATCCGCCCTGCCCCAGGCTACCCGGCCTGCCCGGACCACACCGAGAAAGCCACGCTGTTCAAGCTGCTGGACCCGGAAGCGGAAGAACTCAAGGCCGGCCGCAGCGGTGTGTTCCTCACCGAGCACTACGCCATGTTCCCGGCGGCGGCGGTCAGCGGCTGGTATTTCGCGCACCCGCAGGCGCAGTATTTTGCCGTGGGCAAGATCGACAAGGATCAGGTGCAGAGTTACACCTCACGCAAAGGTCAGGAGTTGAGCGTGACCGAGCGTTGGCTGGCGCCTAACCTGGGCTATGACAACTGA
- a CDS encoding cobalamin biosynthesis protein: MTDVSTAPTLVVGLGCQRGCPVSTLRALLDQALQAHQIELREIKALASIDLKREEPGLIALAEQLALPLMYFSSEQLAGYEPQLSHHSDIAFERTGCYGVAESAALALAEQLAQAPAKLLIPRQKYAQATLALASAA; this comes from the coding sequence ATGACTGACGTCAGCACAGCGCCGACCCTGGTGGTCGGCCTGGGCTGCCAGCGCGGCTGCCCCGTCAGCACGCTTCGGGCGCTGCTTGATCAGGCGTTACAGGCCCATCAAATCGAACTCCGTGAGATCAAGGCCCTGGCCAGCATCGACCTGAAGCGCGAAGAACCTGGCCTGATCGCACTGGCCGAACAGCTGGCATTGCCGTTGATGTATTTCAGCAGCGAACAATTGGCCGGTTATGAACCGCAACTCAGCCACCACTCGGACATCGCGTTCGAACGCACCGGCTGTTACGGCGTAGCGGAAAGTGCCGCGCTGGCATTGGCCGAACAATTGGCTCAGGCGCCTGCAAAGTTACTGATTCCACGACAAAAATACGCCCAGGCCACCCTGGCATTGGCCAGCGCCGCGTAA
- the cobM gene encoding precorrin-4 C(11)-methyltransferase, with translation MTVYFIGAGPGDPELITVKGQRLIRSCPVIIYAGSLVPAAVLEGHRAEQVVNSAELHLEQIIELIKTAHANGQDVARVHSGDPSLYGAIGEQIRYLRELDIPFEIIPGVTATAACAALLGAELTLPDVSQSVILTRYADKTAMPAGEELGSLAQHGATMAIHLGVNHLEKILAELLPHYGADCPIAVIHRATWPDQDWVVGTLEDIAEKVQAKGFRRTALILVGRVLGSDHFSESSLYRAGHAHLYRP, from the coding sequence ATGACCGTCTACTTCATTGGCGCAGGCCCCGGCGACCCGGAACTGATCACCGTCAAAGGCCAGCGGCTGATTCGTAGCTGCCCGGTCATCATCTATGCAGGCTCCCTGGTGCCCGCCGCCGTGCTGGAGGGCCATCGGGCCGAACAGGTGGTCAACAGCGCCGAATTGCACCTGGAACAGATCATCGAGCTGATCAAGACCGCCCATGCCAACGGCCAGGACGTGGCCCGGGTGCATTCCGGCGACCCGAGCCTGTACGGCGCGATTGGCGAGCAGATCCGCTACCTGCGGGAACTCGACATCCCTTTCGAAATCATTCCCGGCGTCACCGCCACCGCGGCTTGCGCGGCCCTTTTAGGCGCCGAACTGACCTTGCCGGACGTATCACAGAGCGTGATTCTGACCCGCTACGCCGACAAGACCGCGATGCCTGCCGGTGAAGAACTCGGTAGCCTGGCGCAGCACGGGGCGACCATGGCGATCCACTTGGGGGTCAATCATCTGGAGAAGATCCTTGCCGAACTGTTGCCACACTACGGCGCTGATTGCCCGATCGCCGTGATCCACCGGGCGACCTGGCCGGATCAGGATTGGGTGGTGGGGACGCTTGAGGATATTGCCGAGAAGGTTCAAGCCAAGGGATTTCGCCGAACAGCGCTGATTCTGGTGGGTCGGGTGTTGGGCAGCGATCACTTCAGTGAGTCGTCGCTGTATCGCGCGGGGCATGCGCATTTGTACAGGCCCTGA
- a CDS encoding CbtB-domain containing protein: MSIISSTGHTTASTTTTLSQRLTAAFCASILGASLVYFAGFSHIEAVHNAAHDTRHSSAFPCH; this comes from the coding sequence ATGTCGATCATCAGCAGCACCGGCCACACAACCGCAAGCACCACCACAACCCTGAGCCAACGCCTGACCGCCGCCTTTTGTGCGTCGATCCTTGGCGCTAGCCTTGTGTATTTCGCCGGTTTCTCGCACATCGAAGCGGTGCACAACGCCGCGCACGATACCCGTCACAGCTCTGCCTTTCCGTGCCATTGA
- a CDS encoding CbtA family protein, producing MIKRIAQTAGFTGLLAALLLTLLQSFWVAPLILQAETYEKFEPAAVEVHEHAAGAVAAHTHDAEAWEPEDGWQRVLSTTGGNLVVAVGFALMLAGLYTLRAPTKTSQGLLWGLAGYATFVLAPTLGLPPELPGTAAADLAQRQIWWIGTAASTAVGIALIVFSRHWLMKVLGVAILAVPHVIGAPQPEVHSMLAPEALEAQFKIASQLTNVAFWLALGLISAWLFRRKSDGPYRA from the coding sequence ATGATCAAGCGTATTGCGCAAACCGCAGGGTTCACCGGGTTGCTGGCCGCCCTGCTATTGACCCTGCTGCAAAGCTTCTGGGTCGCACCGCTGATTTTGCAGGCCGAGACCTACGAAAAATTCGAGCCGGCCGCTGTTGAAGTCCACGAGCACGCCGCCGGTGCTGTCGCCGCTCACACCCACGATGCCGAAGCCTGGGAGCCTGAAGACGGCTGGCAGCGCGTGCTGTCCACGACGGGCGGTAACCTGGTGGTTGCAGTCGGGTTCGCCCTGATGCTCGCCGGTCTCTACACCTTGCGCGCACCAACCAAGACCTCTCAGGGCCTGCTCTGGGGTCTGGCCGGTTACGCGACCTTCGTGCTGGCGCCAACACTCGGCCTGCCACCTGAGCTGCCGGGCACTGCCGCGGCGGATCTGGCGCAACGGCAAATCTGGTGGATCGGCACTGCCGCGTCCACGGCGGTCGGCATCGCGCTGATCGTGTTCAGCCGCCATTGGTTGATGAAAGTCCTCGGCGTGGCGATTCTGGCCGTGCCTCATGTGATCGGTGCGCCGCAACCGGAAGTCCATTCGATGCTGGCGCCGGAAGCCCTGGAAGCGCAATTCAAGATCGCTTCGCAGCTGACCAACGTGGCGTTCTGGCTGGCCCTGGGCCTGATCAGCGCCTGGTTGTTCCGCCGTAAAAGCGATGGCCCTTACCGCGCATGA
- a CDS encoding fatty acid cis/trans isomerase, translating into MSYRVVISLLMLLLSGGAAAQGPDISYVRDIQPIFTEKCVACHACYDSACQLNLGSGEGAARGATKALVYDGERSQAAAPTRLFYDAFGKRAWQQKGFYSVLDAQGSQAALMARMLELGHKTPLQPNAKLPEDIVLGLNRENMCAMPAEFGGYAGSHPKEGMPLAVTGLTDQQYQTLQRWLASGAPIDEQGLVPSAKEALQVVQWENLLNAPGARESLVGRWLFEHWFLAHIYFKDGEPGHFFQWVRSRTPTGQPIDLINTRRPNDDPGTQVYYRLWPVQGVIVHKTHITYPLSAAKMARIKSLFYSGNWQVNALPGYGPERRANPFTTFEAIPAQARYQFMLDNAEYFVRTFIRGPVCRGQIATDVIRDNFWALFQAPEHDLYITDPKYRGQATPLLAMPGQNDDVGSVLSLWHDYRNKRNEYEALRRDSYADLPAPSWSTLWAGNDNALLSIFRHFDSASVNKGLIGDVPQTIWLFDYPLLERTYYQLAVNFDVFGNVSHQAQTRLYFDLIRNGAEQNFLRLMPADSRDGYLDDWYQNGGKFKMWLDYEYIDNDKPTALTLDEADPKRDFALQLLSRYGDLNAKPDPINRCDGAYCSRPNIDLALQNAEQALSRLTSRPAAGLKVIDQLPEATMLRIETPSGKREVYSLLRNRAHSNVAFLLGESLRYQPGLDTLTIYPGVLSSYPNFMFNIPAGQVPAFVDAMENAKDAASFENIVERWGIRRSHPQFWQYFHDLSRYIHDTEPVEEGVLDMNRYENL; encoded by the coding sequence ATGTCGTATCGCGTCGTCATCAGCCTATTGATGCTGCTTTTAAGCGGGGGCGCCGCTGCGCAAGGTCCGGATATTTCCTACGTCCGCGACATTCAACCGATCTTCACCGAAAAGTGCGTGGCCTGCCATGCCTGCTACGACTCCGCCTGTCAGCTCAATCTGGGCAGTGGTGAAGGGGCGGCCCGAGGTGCAACGAAGGCACTCGTCTATGATGGCGAACGCAGCCAGGCCGCCGCGCCGACCCGGCTGTTTTATGACGCCTTCGGCAAACGTGCCTGGCAGCAAAAGGGCTTCTATTCGGTGCTCGACGCCCAGGGCAGCCAGGCGGCGCTGATGGCGCGCATGCTCGAACTGGGCCACAAAACCCCGTTGCAACCCAACGCCAAATTGCCCGAAGACATCGTCCTGGGCCTGAACCGGGAAAACATGTGCGCCATGCCGGCGGAGTTCGGCGGCTACGCCGGCTCCCATCCGAAAGAGGGCATGCCGCTGGCGGTCACCGGCCTGACCGATCAGCAATACCAGACGCTGCAACGATGGCTGGCCTCCGGTGCACCAATCGATGAGCAGGGCCTGGTGCCCAGCGCCAAGGAGGCCTTGCAGGTGGTGCAGTGGGAAAACCTGCTCAATGCGCCGGGCGCCCGGGAGAGCCTGGTCGGGCGCTGGTTGTTCGAGCACTGGTTCCTGGCGCACATCTATTTCAAGGACGGCGAGCCGGGGCATTTCTTTCAGTGGGTACGTTCGCGCACGCCGACGGGGCAGCCGATCGATCTGATTAACACCCGCCGACCGAATGACGATCCGGGCACTCAGGTCTATTACCGTCTGTGGCCGGTGCAGGGCGTGATCGTGCACAAGACCCACATCACCTATCCGCTGAGCGCGGCGAAGATGGCGCGGATCAAAAGCCTGTTTTACAGCGGCAACTGGCAGGTCAACGCATTACCGGGTTACGGGCCGGAGCGACGGGCCAATCCGTTCACGACCTTTGAGGCAATCCCGGCTCAGGCGCGTTACCAGTTCATGCTCGATAACGCCGAATACTTCGTGCGCACCTTTATTCGTGGCCCTGTCTGCCGTGGCCAGATCGCCACCGACGTGATTCGCGACAACTTCTGGGCGCTGTTCCAGGCCCCGGAGCATGACCTTTACATCACCGACCCGAAATATCGTGGCCAAGCCACACCGTTGCTGGCGATGCCGGGGCAGAACGATGACGTCGGCAGTGTCCTGAGCCTGTGGCACGACTACCGCAATAAACGCAACGAGTACGAAGCCTTGCGCCGCGACAGCTACGCCGACCTGCCGGCACCGAGCTGGTCGACCCTATGGGCCGGCAATGACAACGCGCTGCTGAGCATCTTCCGGCATTTTGACAGCGCCTCGGTGAACAAAGGCCTGATCGGTGACGTCCCGCAAACCATTTGGCTGTTCGATTACCCGTTGCTGGAACGCACGTATTACCAGTTGGCGGTCAACTTCGATGTGTTCGGCAACGTGTCCCATCAGGCCCAGACCCGGTTGTATTTCGACCTGATCCGCAACGGTGCCGAGCAAAATTTCCTGCGTCTGATGCCGGCCGACTCACGGGACGGCTACCTCGACGATTGGTATCAGAACGGCGGCAAGTTCAAGATGTGGCTGGATTATGAGTACATCGATAATGACAAACCAACGGCGCTGACGCTGGACGAGGCGGACCCGAAACGCGACTTCGCCTTGCAGTTGCTGTCCCGTTACGGCGACCTCAACGCCAAACCCGACCCGATCAACCGCTGCGACGGCGCTTATTGCTCGCGGCCGAACATCGATCTGGCGTTGCAGAACGCCGAACAGGCCCTGAGCCGCCTGACTTCGCGTCCGGCGGCGGGGCTGAAAGTCATCGATCAGTTGCCGGAAGCCACGATGTTGCGCATCGAGACCCCAAGCGGCAAGCGCGAGGTCTACAGCCTGTTGCGCAACCGGGCCCACAGCAACGTGGCGTTCCTGCTTGGTGAATCGCTGCGCTATCAGCCGGGGCTCGACACGTTGACCATTTATCCGGGTGTACTCAGCAGTTACCCGAACTTCATGTTCAACATCCCGGCGGGGCAAGTGCCCGCGTTCGTCGATGCGATGGAAAACGCCAAGGACGCTGCCAGTTTCGAGAATATCGTCGAACGCTGGGGCATTCGCCGCAGCCATCCGCAGTTCTGGCAGTATTTCCATGATCTGAGCCGCTACATCCACGACACTGAGCCAGTGGAAGAGGGTGTGCTGGACATGAACCGCTACGAGAATCTCTGA
- the cobW gene encoding cobalamin biosynthesis protein CobW, translated as MKTLAKLPVTIVTGFLGSGKTTLLRHMLDNAQGRRIAVIVNEFGELGIDGEILKQCSIGCTEEEASGRVYELANGCLCCTVQEEFFPVMRELVARRGDLDHILIETSGLALPKPLVQAFQWPEIRSACTVDAVITVVDSPAVAAGTFAAFPDQVDAMRKLDPNLDHESPLHELFADQLASADLVILNKADLISPEDLARVRLEVAEELPPAVKVIEASSGRLPLDVLIGLGAGSEEHIDSRHSHHDHHHEGEDDHDHDAFDSISIELPQADESLLMDALTQLVVQHGILRVKGFAAVPNKPMRLLIQGVGTRFDKHFDRQWGAEEARATRLVLIGQALDAAALEAQLRAALSV; from the coding sequence ATGAAAACACTGGCCAAACTCCCTGTCACCATCGTTACCGGCTTCCTCGGCTCGGGCAAAACCACCTTGCTGCGCCACATGCTCGACAACGCTCAGGGCCGCCGTATCGCGGTGATCGTCAACGAGTTCGGCGAGCTGGGCATCGACGGCGAAATCCTCAAACAATGCTCCATCGGCTGCACCGAAGAAGAAGCCAGCGGCCGCGTCTATGAACTGGCCAACGGCTGCCTGTGCTGCACCGTTCAGGAAGAATTCTTCCCGGTGATGCGCGAACTGGTCGCTCGTCGCGGCGACCTCGACCACATCCTGATCGAGACCTCCGGCCTGGCACTGCCAAAGCCTCTGGTTCAAGCCTTCCAGTGGCCGGAAATCCGCAGCGCTTGCACGGTTGACGCGGTGATCACCGTGGTCGACAGCCCGGCCGTCGCCGCTGGCACCTTCGCTGCATTCCCGGATCAAGTGGATGCCATGCGCAAACTCGACCCGAACCTGGACCACGAATCGCCGTTGCACGAGCTGTTCGCCGACCAACTGGCCAGCGCCGACCTGGTGATCCTCAACAAGGCCGACCTGATCAGCCCTGAAGACCTGGCCCGCGTGCGCCTGGAAGTCGCCGAAGAGCTGCCGCCAGCGGTAAAAGTCATCGAAGCCAGCAGCGGTCGTCTGCCACTGGACGTGCTGATCGGCCTCGGTGCCGGTTCCGAAGAGCACATCGACAGCCGCCACAGCCATCACGATCATCACCATGAAGGCGAAGACGATCACGACCATGACGCGTTCGACTCCATCTCGATCGAGCTGCCACAAGCCGACGAAAGCTTGCTGATGGATGCGCTGACCCAACTGGTGGTCCAGCACGGCATCCTGCGGGTCAAAGGTTTCGCGGCGGTGCCGAACAAACCGATGCGCCTGCTGATTCAGGGCGTGGGCACGCGTTTCGACAAGCACTTCGATCGTCAGTGGGGCGCCGAGGAAGCGCGCGCGACCCGTCTGGTGTTGATCGGTCAGGCGCTGGATGCCGCTGCGCTCGAAGCGCAATTGCGCGCCGCGCTTAGCGTTTAA